A single genomic interval of Mangifera indica cultivar Alphonso chromosome 5, CATAS_Mindica_2.1, whole genome shotgun sequence harbors:
- the LOC123216422 gene encoding NAC domain-containing protein 45-like, whose product MDYLNGMGYRFHPTEDEIIYHFLERKMRDGTDFSVVIKEVDICNFEPGQLPGHSPLPSDDQEWYFFSPIAYKYAKSKRIERTTKGGYWKVTGKDREIYDDDNGRLIGKRKTLVFYQGHGSSAVKTNWVMHEYHSETACIYQAYICPPFLFTMSF is encoded by the exons ATGGACTACCTTAATGGTATGGGATACAGATTCCATCCCACTGAAGATGAAATCATCTACCATTTTCTTGAAAGAAAGATGAGGGATGGGACTGATTTCTCTGTAGTTATTAAGGAAGTCGATATTTGCAATTTTGAACCTGGTCAATTGCCTG GGCATTCACCATTACCCTCGGATGATCAAGAGTGGTACTTCTTCAGTCCAATTGCTTATAAGTATGCGAAGAGTAAACGGATAGAAAGAACAACTAAGGGTGGATATTGGAAAGTCACTGGTAAAGATCGTGAAATCTATGACGATGACAATGGACGACTCATTGGTAAAAGAAAAACTTTGGTTTTCTACCAGGGTCATGGTTCCAGTGCCGTCAAGACAAATTGGGTAATGCATGAATATCATTCCGAGACAGCTTGTATTTATCAGGCATATATCTGTCCACCTTTCTTATTTACTATGTcgttttaa
- the LOC123215715 gene encoding B3 domain-containing transcription factor NGA1-like produces MLNFVQQEKGYCNNEEEDEETTRVMIREASKHHPFSSSSSSSFASSSYKTSVPSHRNLWLGSFDSQEEYKSQETTINFDKKLELMDLSLGNNHNNDEEPTTGTSTGTANGDSSSRSIEKENMFDKVVTPSDVGKLNRLVIPKQHAEKYFPLDSSSNEKGLLLNFEDRNGKAWRFRYSYWNSSQSYVMTKGWSRFVKEKKLDAGDIVSFQRGVGEVGKDRLYIDWRRRPDAPDPTSIAQIRLQNQLQFQESIRWGRLYSLPQSLSIPRNYEQFQRLNYSNIYPSYYHHQQHHHHQQQQQMFSYGNASYYNYPIRSSSSTQKIEAVQERGNAALVIDSVPVVHGNTAAKRLRLFGVNMECSTQIESSPSIVHPPISSVPYLPPLQSRQSEYANKGKSSLSFDLDL; encoded by the coding sequence ATGCTGAACTTTGTTCAACAAGAAAAAGGGTACTGTaataatgaagaagaagatgaagaaacgACGAGAGTGATGATAAGAGAAGCCAGTAAGCAccatcctttttcttcttcctcctcttcatcttttgcttcttccagTTACAAAACTTCTGTTCCTTCTCACCGAAACCTATGGTTGGGGAGCTTCGATTCTCAAGAAGAGTACAAAAGCCAAGAAACAACAATCAATTTTGACAAAAAGCTTGAGCTGATGGACTTATCACTGggaaataatcataataatgaTGAAGAACCAACCACTGGTACTAGTACTGGTACTGCTAATGGTGATAGTAGTAGTAGGTCTATCGAGAAAGAGAACATGTTTGATAAAGTTGTAACACCAAGCGATGTAGGCAAGCTGAACCGTCTTGTAATTCCGAAACAACATGCCGAAAAGTACTTTCCACTTGACTCTTCATCAAACGAAAAAGGGCTTCTCTTGAATTTCGAGGATCGGAATGGTAAAGCCTGGCGTTTCCGATATTCTTATTGGAACAGTAGCCAGAGCTATGTGATGACTAAAGGATGGAGCCGTTTTGTGAAGGAAAAAAAGCTTGACGCAGGAGATATCGTTTCGTTTCAGAGAGGTGTCGGTGAGGTAGGCAAAGACCGTTTATACATTGATTGGAGGCGAAGGCCTGATGCTCCAGATCCCACATCTATTGCACAAATACGTCTTCAAAATCAGCTACAATTTCAAGAGTCAATCCGGTGGGGTAGACTCTACTCACTTCCCCAATCGCTCTCCATTCCAAGAAACTATGAGCAATTTCAACGActaaattatagtaatatttatccttcttattatcatcatcaacaacatcacCACCACCAACAACAACAGCAGATGTTTTCGTATGGAAATGCTTCATACTATAATTACCCAATAAGGTCATCATCCTCAACACAGAAAATTGAGGCGGTCCAAGAGAGAGGAAACGCTGCGCTCGTGATTGATTCTGTGCCTGTTGTTCATGGTAATACTGCAGCTAAAAGACTTAGGCTGTTCGGCGTTAACATGGAGTGCTCTACACAAATAGAATCATCACCCAGTATAGTTCATCCCCCAATCAGTTCAGTCCCATACCTTCCTCCCCTCCAATCAAGGCAATCTGAGTatgcaaataaaggaaaatCTTCCTTGTCTTTTGATTTGGATCTATAA
- the LOC123215378 gene encoding protein NTM1-like 9 isoform X1: MNGVVGLRFRPTEEEIITYYLELKMSGQQFPFPAVKEVDICNYNPWELPEQSIMRDDQVWYFFSAPSKKYANSDRADRATREGTGSWKITAKDREVKNKSTGEVIGIRKTLVFYKGRNPGAIRTGWEMHEYHSNNAASYQKEFVFCRLKFKFHDKSAALPDEAIHFWPLKDWYVAAQSIGSPVNDAEDDQQSSRSASSLRN; the protein is encoded by the exons atgaacGGAGTGGTGGGGCTCAGATTCCGTCCAACTGAAGAAGAAATCATCACGTATTATCTTGAACTAAAGATGAGCGGCCAACAATTCCCTTTCCCTGCAGTTAAAGAAGTCGATATCTGTAATTACAATCCTTGGGAATTGCCTG AGCAATCGATAATGCGAGATGATCAAGTGTGGTACTTTTTCAGTGCACCTTCCAAAAAGTATGCCAACAGTGATCGAGCAGACAGAGCAACTAGAGAGGGAACTGGATCCTGGAAAATTACTGCTAAGGATCGCGAGGTGAAGAACAAAAGTACTGGAGAGGTAATCGGTATAAGAAAGACTCTGGTTTTCTACAAAGGTCGTAATCCTGGTGCAATTAGAACCGGCTGGGAGATGCATGAATATCATTCCAACAACGCCGCTTCTTATCAG AAGGAATTTGTCTTTTGTCGcctaaaattcaaattccatGACAAGTCGGCTGCTTTGCCAGATGAAGCAATCCATTTCTGGCCTTTAAAAGATTGGTATGTTGCAGCACAAAGCATTGGCTCACCA GTAAACGACGCTGAAGATGATCAACAAAGTTCCCGTTCGGCTTCTAGTTTGAGAAATTAA
- the LOC123215378 gene encoding protein NTM1-like 9 isoform X2, producing the protein MNGVVGLRFRPTEEEIITYYLELKMSGQQFPFPAVKEVDICNYNPWELPEQSIMRDDQVWYFFSAPSKKYANSDRADRATREGTGSWKITAKDREVKNKSTGEKEFVFCRLKFKFHDKSAALPDEAIHFWPLKDWYVAAQSIGSPVNDAEDDQQSSRSASSLRN; encoded by the exons atgaacGGAGTGGTGGGGCTCAGATTCCGTCCAACTGAAGAAGAAATCATCACGTATTATCTTGAACTAAAGATGAGCGGCCAACAATTCCCTTTCCCTGCAGTTAAAGAAGTCGATATCTGTAATTACAATCCTTGGGAATTGCCTG AGCAATCGATAATGCGAGATGATCAAGTGTGGTACTTTTTCAGTGCACCTTCCAAAAAGTATGCCAACAGTGATCGAGCAGACAGAGCAACTAGAGAGGGAACTGGATCCTGGAAAATTACTGCTAAGGATCGCGAGGTGAAGAACAAAAGTACTGGAGAG AAGGAATTTGTCTTTTGTCGcctaaaattcaaattccatGACAAGTCGGCTGCTTTGCCAGATGAAGCAATCCATTTCTGGCCTTTAAAAGATTGGTATGTTGCAGCACAAAGCATTGGCTCACCA GTAAACGACGCTGAAGATGATCAACAAAGTTCCCGTTCGGCTTCTAGTTTGAGAAATTAA
- the LOC123215380 gene encoding protein ARV 2-like isoform X3 encodes MILLIDLILHKLQAYRHLLYNVINRETVNLEGLLWNSTIGFILLDAYRSLLLRQSNEELSSFMNFSSLVWLCQKIWKFPSSVIFIIDLLVLSSNIVALKEYL; translated from the exons ATG AttcttttgattgatttgattctaCACAAGCTACAAGCTTATAGGCATCTTCTCTATAATGTCATCAATCGCGAAACTGTGAATCTTGAG GGTTTATTGTGGAATTCAACTATTGGTTTTATTCTTCTGGATGCAT ACAGAAGTCTGCTTTTGAGACAAAGCAATGAAGAATTGTCCTCATTCatgaatttttcttctttagtttggCTTTGCCAAAAG ATTTGGAAATTCCCATCATCTGTGATATTCATCATTGATTTGCTTGTTTTATCATCCAATATAGTGGCTTTAAAAG AGTATCTTTAA
- the LOC123215379 gene encoding NAC domain containing protein 52-like: protein MDGVVGLRFRPTEEEIITYYLELKMSGHQFPFDAVTEVDIRNYNPWELPEQSIMRDDQVWYFFSAPSKKYANSNRADRATRDGTGSWKITAKDREVKNKRTGEAIGIRKTLVFYKGRNPGAIRTCWGMHEYHSNNAAFYQKEFVFCRLKFKFHDKSAALPDEAIHFWPLKDWYIAAQSIGAPVNRELPMEIDVFDSIDELDESDFLFLQTVLHPEQSSSPSDGSNNEVNIRSSQLEDMNEQDNAFVNSLFLSDDDQFYEETTHSRPHALNPTKAVSKVYLGDSSDSDTETLQPQYVDADLNEYRLMQRVRAPTETPSSVNLHRYQKGENVLFYDEMSVSTAKSRTDTPRRVNLVSSAAPTIIRDSKAQSQPKSHDFVEKKSVIAPKILQVDDKGSRTATRAHRDRAREVKEPAINLPQKGNPAVKLQKEQKTAETTNGKPNSKSGSTTSDGSITKGFFKFVETSPGKREQIPPSIYIRNVVVGVVLSAFFFYEMVSLH from the exons ATGGACGGAGTGGTGGGGCTCAGATTCCGTCCAACTGAAGAAGAAATCATCACGTATTATCTTGAACTAAAGATGAGCGGCCATCAATTCCCTTTCGATGCAGTTACAGAAGTGGATATCCGTAATTACAATCCTTGGGAATTGCCTG AGCAATCGATAATGCGAGATGATCAAGTGTGGTACTTCTTCAGTGCACCATCCAAAAAGTATGCCAACAGTAATCGAGCAGACAGAGCAACTAGAGACGGAACTGGATCCTGGAAAATTACTGCTAAGGATCGTGAGGTGAAGAACAAAAGAACTGGAGAGGCAATCGGTATAAGAAAGACTCTGGTTTTCTACAAAGGTCGTAATCCTGGTGCAATTAGAACCTGCTGGGGGATGCATGAATATCATTCCAACAACGCCGCTTTTTATCAG AAGGAATTTGTTTTTTGTCgtctaaaattcaaattccatGACAAGTCGGCTGCTTTGCCAGATGAAGCAATCCATTTCTGGCCTTTAAAAGATTGGTATATTGCAGCACAAAGCATTGGCGCACCA GTAAACCGTGAGCTACCAATGGAAATAGATGTGTTTGATTCTATTGATGAACTAGATGAAAGCGACTTCCTTTTTTTGCAAACAGTTCTGCACCCGGAACAAAGTTCTTCGCCATCCGATGGATCAAATAACGAAGTTAATATCCGGAGTTCTCAATTAGAAGACATGAATGAGCAGGATAATGCCTTTGTGAATTCGCTATTTTTGTCTGATGATGACCAATTCTATGAAGAAACTACTCACAGCCGTCCTCATGCCTTGAACCCAACAAAAGCAGTGAGTAAAGTGTATCTTGGGGATAGCAGTGACAGTGACACCGAAACACTGCAACCACAG TATGTGGATGCTGATTTGAACGAATACCGGCTGATGCAAAGGGTTCGAGCTCCTACTGAAACTCCTTCTTCAGTCAACCTTCACCGATATCAGAAGGGAgaaaatgttttgttttatgATGAGATGTCGGTGTCAACTGCAAAATCAAGGACAGATACGCCGAGGAGAGTCAATTTGGTCAGTAGTGCGGCACCTACTATCATCAGAGATAGCAAAGCTCAATCTCAACCAAAATCCCACGACTTCGTTGAAAAGAAAAGTGTAATTGCTCCTAAAATACTCCAAGTAGATGATAAAGGTTCGCGCACAGCCACAAGAGCCCACAGAGACAGG GCGAGAGAAGTTAAAGAACCTGCTATTAATCTGCCCCAAAAAGGAAACCCTGCTGTGAAACTGCAGAAAGAACAGAAAACGGCGGAAACAACCAACGGAAAACCAAATTCGAAGTCAGGATCCACCACGTCTGATGGCAGCATTACAAAGGGCTTCTTTAAGTTCGTGGAGACTTCTCCAGGAAAACGTGAACAAATCCCGCCATCGATATACATTAGGAATGTAGTCGTAGGTGTAGTTTTGTCGGCATTCTTTTTTTATGAGATGGTATCTCTTCATTAA
- the LOC123215380 gene encoding protein ARV 2-like isoform X2 encodes MILLIDLILHKLQAYRHLLYNVINRETVNLEGLLWNSTIGFILLDAYRSLLLRQSNEELSSFMNFSSLVWLCQKIWKFPSSVIFIIDLLVLSSNIVALKGIRQILYLCGYLFLSWICPEQVS; translated from the exons ATG AttcttttgattgatttgattctaCACAAGCTACAAGCTTATAGGCATCTTCTCTATAATGTCATCAATCGCGAAACTGTGAATCTTGAG GGTTTATTGTGGAATTCAACTATTGGTTTTATTCTTCTGGATGCAT ACAGAAGTCTGCTTTTGAGACAAAGCAATGAAGAATTGTCCTCATTCatgaatttttcttctttagtttggCTTTGCCAAAAG ATTTGGAAATTCCCATCATCTGTGATATTCATCATTGATTTGCTTGTTTTATCATCCAATATAGTGGCTTTAAAAG GAATTAGGCAGATATTATACCTATGTGGCTATCTATTTCTATCTTGGATATGTCCGGAACAAGTTTCATAA
- the LOC123215380 gene encoding protein ARV 2-like isoform X1, which produces MILLIDLILHKLQAYRHLLYNVINRETVNLEGLLWNSTIGFILLDAYRSLLLRQSNEELSSFMNFSSLVWLCQKIWKFPSSVIFIIDLLVLSSNIVALKVITKSAMNRIIEACFVANAVKFFVIQRLKLRSFS; this is translated from the exons ATG AttcttttgattgatttgattctaCACAAGCTACAAGCTTATAGGCATCTTCTCTATAATGTCATCAATCGCGAAACTGTGAATCTTGAG GGTTTATTGTGGAATTCAACTATTGGTTTTATTCTTCTGGATGCAT ACAGAAGTCTGCTTTTGAGACAAAGCAATGAAGAATTGTCCTCATTCatgaatttttcttctttagtttggCTTTGCCAAAAG ATTTGGAAATTCCCATCATCTGTGATATTCATCATTGATTTGCTTGTTTTATCATCCAATATAGTGGCTTTAAAAG TGATCACGAAATCAGCTATGAACAGAATTATAGAGGCCTGCTTTGTTGCGAATGCTGTAAAATTCTTTGTAATTCAACGGCTCAAGTTAAGATCTTTTAGTTAG